One window of the Pirellulales bacterium genome contains the following:
- a CDS encoding DEAD/DEAH box helicase gives MATASQSRRSARKTTSAKRRPARAAKLSRLYKPAEMSLEAWQRELRRQFGREQQFTWRNIGAEPVFSEFEVTNPASKSTYRVAIRGTEPGDNFCSCADFATSTLGTCKHIEFVLEQLARRRGGKAALRAGFRPPYSEIYVQYGSRREVRFRAGEDCPTELARLAAQYFDAEQRLLPDAFGRFETLLSAAGKINHKLRCYEDVLSLVAEVRDAERRREVLEQAFPRGTRSPAFKDLLKVPLYDYQREGALFAAKAGRVLIGDEMGLGKTIQAIAAAEILARYCGVERVLVVCPTSLKHQWEREIAKFTERPAEVIGGSQLRRREQFASPSFFKITNYDTVYRDLEAIGHWSPDLVILDEAQRIKNWNTRLARSVKRIVSPYAVVLTGTPLENRLEELISIVQFIDRFRLGPTFRLLDEHQSRDEAGRVVGYRGLDRIGQTLAPILIRRRKSEVLDQLPPRLDKNFFVGMTAEQLQHHEENRETVARVVAKWRRHGFLSEADQRRLMIGLQNMRMSCDSAYLLDQKTDSGPKADELATLLEELYEGPETKVVIFSQWLRMHELLRRRFEERSWDFVLFHGGVPANKRGSLVDRFRNDRTCRAFLATDAGGVGLNLQHANVVVNVDLPWNPAVLEQRIGRVHRLGQQQPVSVVNYVAKGTIEEGMLSVLSFKKSLFAGVLDGGESEVFLGGSRLKRFMQTVENVSSHITGPTAAEMEDLPATAAAARDGETAEHGRNGPSSEMGRHANGKGNGSGQPDRHGRGDKAESEESPRPTALLAGIVGQSRSEPLLGLLQGGLTLLEQLAVAASNPPTARVAANQGRSQTSAGLFQTARDEATGQSYLQVRLPEPEVLDRALAAFSTLLNGLRAG, from the coding sequence ATGGCCACGGCATCGCAATCTCGCCGCTCGGCTCGCAAGACAACGTCGGCAAAACGCCGGCCGGCTCGCGCGGCGAAGCTCTCGCGGCTGTACAAGCCGGCCGAGATGTCGCTGGAAGCGTGGCAGCGTGAATTGCGGCGGCAGTTTGGCCGCGAGCAGCAGTTCACTTGGCGCAATATCGGGGCCGAACCGGTCTTTTCCGAATTCGAAGTCACCAATCCAGCAAGCAAGAGCACGTATCGCGTGGCCATTCGCGGCACGGAGCCGGGCGATAATTTCTGTTCCTGCGCTGATTTTGCCACCAGCACGCTTGGGACGTGCAAGCATATCGAGTTCGTGCTCGAGCAATTGGCCCGGCGCCGCGGCGGCAAGGCGGCGCTCAGGGCCGGCTTTCGTCCGCCGTATAGCGAGATCTACGTACAATACGGGTCGCGGCGCGAAGTGCGATTTCGCGCCGGCGAAGATTGCCCGACAGAACTGGCCCGGCTCGCCGCGCAATATTTCGACGCCGAGCAGCGGCTGTTGCCCGACGCTTTCGGCCGCTTTGAAACGCTTCTTTCCGCGGCGGGAAAAATCAACCATAAGTTGCGATGCTATGAAGACGTGTTGTCGCTCGTGGCCGAGGTGCGCGATGCGGAGCGCCGCCGCGAGGTGCTGGAGCAGGCATTTCCGCGCGGGACTCGCAGCCCGGCGTTCAAAGACCTGTTGAAAGTGCCGCTCTACGATTATCAGCGCGAGGGAGCGCTGTTTGCCGCGAAGGCCGGCCGGGTGCTGATCGGCGATGAGATGGGGCTTGGCAAGACGATTCAAGCGATCGCGGCCGCGGAGATTCTGGCTCGCTATTGCGGCGTCGAGCGGGTGTTGGTGGTTTGTCCCACGTCGCTCAAGCATCAATGGGAACGCGAAATCGCCAAATTCACCGAGCGGCCGGCAGAAGTAATCGGCGGTTCGCAGTTGCGCCGCCGCGAGCAATTCGCATCGCCGAGTTTTTTTAAAATCACCAACTACGACACCGTCTATCGCGATCTCGAAGCGATCGGCCATTGGTCGCCGGATTTGGTAATCCTCGACGAGGCGCAGCGGATCAAGAACTGGAACACGCGGCTCGCGCGGAGCGTGAAACGGATCGTATCGCCGTATGCCGTGGTGCTGACCGGCACGCCGTTGGAAAACCGGCTCGAAGAGTTGATTTCGATCGTGCAATTCATCGACCGTTTTCGCCTCGGCCCGACGTTCCGCCTGCTCGACGAGCATCAATCGCGCGACGAAGCGGGCCGCGTCGTCGGGTATCGCGGGCTCGATCGCATCGGGCAAACGCTCGCGCCGATTCTGATTCGCCGCCGCAAGAGCGAAGTGCTCGATCAGCTTCCGCCGCGATTGGACAAGAACTTCTTCGTCGGCATGACGGCCGAGCAATTGCAGCACCACGAGGAGAATCGCGAGACGGTGGCCCGCGTCGTCGCCAAATGGCGGCGGCATGGGTTTCTTTCCGAAGCCGATCAGCGGCGGCTGATGATCGGTCTGCAAAACATGCGGATGTCGTGCGACTCGGCCTATCTGCTCGACCAGAAAACCGATTCCGGCCCGAAGGCCGACGAATTGGCCACGCTCTTGGAAGAGCTCTATGAAGGGCCGGAAACGAAGGTGGTCATCTTCAGCCAATGGCTGCGGATGCACGAATTGCTGCGGCGGCGGTTCGAGGAGCGCTCGTGGGACTTCGTGCTGTTTCACGGCGGAGTGCCGGCCAACAAGCGCGGATCGCTGGTGGATCGGTTTCGCAACGACCGCACGTGCCGGGCCTTCTTGGCCACCGATGCCGGCGGCGTCGGCCTGAACTTGCAGCATGCGAACGTCGTGGTGAATGTCGATCTGCCGTGGAATCCCGCCGTGCTCGAACAGCGCATCGGCCGCGTGCATCGGCTCGGGCAACAGCAGCCGGTGAGCGTCGTGAATTACGTCGCCAAGGGAACGATCGAAGAGGGGATGCTTTCGGTGCTGAGCTTCAAGAAATCGCTGTTCGCCGGCGTACTCGATGGGGGCGAGTCGGAGGTCTTTTTGGGCGGCAGCCGCTTGAAGCGATTCATGCAAACGGTCGAAAATGTGTCGAGCCACATCACGGGCCCGACCGCTGCCGAAATGGAAGATTTGCCCGCGACGGCGGCAGCGGCACGCGACGGCGAAACCGCCGAACACGGCCGCAACGGCCCTTCGAGTGAAATGGGCCGGCATGCAAATGGCAAGGGCAACGGCTCGGGGCAGCCCGACCGGCACGGCCGCGGCGATAAGGCGGAAAGTGAAGAATCGCCCAGGCCCACCGCTCTTCTCGCGGGCATAGTCGGCCAATCCAGATCGGAGCCGCTGCTAGGCCTGCTGCAAGGCGGATTGACGTTGCTCGAGCAACTCGCAGTTGCCGCCTCCAATCCACCGACGGCTCGCGTCGCAGCGAATCAAGGCCGATCGCAAACCTCGGCCGGCCTGTTTCAAACCGCCCGCGACGAAGCGACAGGGCAGTCGTATCTGCAAGTGCGATTGCCGGAGCCGGAAGTTCTCGACCGGGCCCTAGCGGCATTCAGCACGCTGTTGAACGGCCTGCGCGCAGGCTGA